In one window of Amblyomma americanum isolate KBUSLIRL-KWMA chromosome 9, ASM5285725v1, whole genome shotgun sequence DNA:
- the LOC144104876 gene encoding p53 and DNA damage-regulated protein 1-like isoform X2: protein MNPATARVKQFLADIESTAETILADKEQAVELDRRRQKNREALRALQTMEEDVRRPWVCIGNMFMKIPKQRTKELLEQEQEKLEEEIVSLRKKLRKNLQALREMEGRSEVQGFSLEPLNREEMQAISKVIGQS, encoded by the exons ATGAACCCTGCAACAGCGAGAGTGAAGCAGTTCTTGGCGGACATAGAGTCCACTGCTGAGACGATTCTGGCTGACAAGGAGCAAGCAGTCGAGCTTGACCGGCGCCGACAGAAGAACAGAGAAGCCCTGAG AGCTCTGCAAACCATGGAAGAGGATGTCCGAAGGCCCTGGGTCTGCATTGGAAACATGTTCATGAAGATCCCCAAGCAGAGGACCAAGGAACTTCTTGAGCAGG AACAAGAAAAGTTGGAAGAGGAGATTGTGTCTCTGCGAAAGAAGCTCAGAAAGAATCTCCAGGCCCTGCGTGAGATGGAAGGCAGATCAGAGGTCCAGGGCTTTTCCCTGGAGCCTCTCAACCGGGAAGAGATGCAGGCGATAAGCAAGGTTATCGGACAATCCTGA
- the LOC144104876 gene encoding G patch domain and ankyrin repeat-containing protein 1 homolog isoform X1, which produces MAFLRRVTFVRGVEQEQQAIEAHNFRSAQAAELLSGECAKRFYEDVVSQPSTSSADTHRPVTSPGVGSECSNNGRRPSPTRARAVKVSEYFTAAQRNDLSELKRCLLAGVDVDATDVFGWTALMCASCDGAERSVRYLLNKGANKHLKNTQGRTAVELAARQGHVNVVELLCKPEKLDRAEKASDVSKTSREAPGSDSEEFCSVCGRPFSSAEMKAHETSIVHQFNLRLGRSPSSTHYEIPENNAGFQMLLGMGWNRDRGFGPREQGRKFPVKTVLKRDRSGLGVEPSAPRVTHFGPHDRAAIENLRRKGSREDAERSLKRKRKDEEAKFRRMKEMEIEFRRSFH; this is translated from the coding sequence ATGGCCTTCCTTCGGAGGGTCACATTTGTGCGAGGAGTTGAACAGGAGCAACAAGCCATCGAAGCGCACAATTTTCGATCTGCACAAGCCGCCGAGTTATTGAGTGGGGAATGCGCTAAGAGATTTTACGAAGACGTTGTTTCGCAACCCTCAACGTCGTCCGCTGACACGCATAGGCCTGTGACCTCGCCGGGCGTCGGTTCCGAGTGCAGCAATAACGGGCGACGACCGTCCCCCACTCGAGCTAGAGCTGTAAAAGTCAGCGAGTATTTCACTGCAGCTCAGAGGAACGATCTATCCGAGCTTAAGAGGTGTCTCCTTGCGGGTGTCGATGTGGACGCAACGGACGTTTTCGGTTGGACGGCTCTCATGTGCGCCTCCTGCGATGGCGCCGAACGTAGCGTGCGGTACCTTCTGAATAAAGGCGCCAACAAGCATTTGAAAAACACCCAGGGAAGAACCGCTGTCGAGTTAGCCGCGCGGCAGGGGCACGTGAACGTCGTCGAACTGCTGTGTAAGCCCGAGAAGCTTGACAGAGCGGAGAAAGCTTCCGACGTCTCGAAGACGAGTCGCGAGGCCCCCGGAAGCGATTCAGAGGAGTTCTGCAGCGTCTGCGGCAGGCCGTTCAGTTCCGCTGAGATGAAGGCGCACGAAACGTCCATAGTGCACCAGTTCAACCTTCGGCTGGGTAGGTCGCCCAGCTCTACTCACTACGAGATTCCGGAGAACAACGCGGGCTTCCAGATGCTCCTCGGGATGGGCTGGAACAGGGACAGAGGGTTCGGACCTCGGGAGCAGGGACGGAAGTTTCCCGTGAAAACCGTGCTCAAACGAGATCGCAGCGGACTGGGCGTCGAGCCGTCGGCGCCCAGGGTCACGCATTTTGGCCCTCATGACAGGGCCGCGATTGAAAACTTGCGCCGAAAAGGGTCGCGCGAAGACGCGGAGAGATCGctgaagaggaagaggaaagatGAAGAGGCAAAATTTCGAAGAATGAAAGAAATGGAGATCGAGTTTCGACGATCCTTCCACTAG